CGCCTTGTCCGGCATCTCCATATCCACTCATGCGCAGACGCATTCCTGAATCTACACCTGCTGGAATATGAACTTTGACATGCTGCTTTTCTTTGACAAGGCCACTTCCTCGACAAACGGAGCACGGATCAACAATCATGCGCCCTTCACCGTGACACTGCGAACACGTCATCGACATGCTAAAAAAGCCACGCTGCTCGAAAACTTGTCCGGAGCCACCACATCGATTGCATTTTTTTATGCCCGCGGCAGACCTTGCCCCTTTTCCTCCGCACTCTCGGCAAGTAACATAATTTGTTACCACAAGCTCCTTGTCAACTCCTCGCGCGGCTTCTTCAAAAGAAAGAGTAATAGTGACCCGTTTGCTTGCTCCTTGCCTAGCTCCTTGGCCTCCAGCATGCCCTCCGCCAAAATCTCCGCCACCGAAAACACTGTCAAAAATGGAATCAGAACCCATTCCACCAAACGCGCCCATAAAAGTGCGCAAAGCTTCTTCCATAGAAGAATACCCCCCGCCTCCCGCTGCAGCAGCGCCTTGCACGCCTTCTTTGCCGTACCGATCGTATAATTGCCGTTTATTGGTGTCGCTTAAAACTTCATAAGCTTCGGAGATCTCTTTAAATTTTTTTTCCGATTCCGAGTCGCCAGGATTTTTATCTGGATGATATTTCAGGGCCATCTTTCGATAAGCCTTTTTAATTTCATCCTGAGTAGCATTGCGTTGTATTTCTAGAGTGTTGTAATAATCTGACATATGCGATTCCCAAATGGGTTAACACTTATGAGCGGTGCAGTACACAGGTACCCATGTCACGCTATAACTGGATTTATTGGAAACTTGGTCTTTATAGATAACTGAATGACATCCCAACTTATCCCCTTGCTCAAAGGAAACAAATTTAAGGAAAGGCCGCATAAACCGACATGAGCGCTCTCTGACAGCCTTATTTATTTTTTAACGCTGCTTTTTATATTTTAAGGCAGCCTTAGATTTTGCTCGCTTTTTTACCGATGGTTTAGAGTAAAAGCGATGGGCTTTAACAGACTTCATGACGCCTTCTTTATCGAGTCTTTTTTTAAGAGCTCTAAGAGCTTTATCAAGGGGTTCTCCCACCCGCACTTTAACAACTGTCATTTAACCTTAACCTTACTTTTTGAATTTATTCTGCATCAATGCTTATTTCAGTTAGAGAGTGGTTCAGTGTAAAATTACTTAAAATCCCTCTAAACTCTCATAGATAGCATTATCATACGAGAGTCGCAACATATAAATCAACCTAGAAATGCAGGCCTCTAGATAAAAGAGTTCCGTCAACTAGCAGAATAGAATTCGTAGGTTTGAACCCGATTTAACCACCCCTGTAACCAACGTTTTTCATTCCTTTGAGGAGGTGAATTCTGCACCCGATTTTCAAGCACACTCCTCGCACTCCGAGCAAATTCTTTAACAGGTTCATCCGATAGGTTCATCCCCAGCAGGACTTGCCGCAACCCCCATCCGCCCCCTTGGTATCTTTCTTGCGGAGAAACTCCCTCTCCTTTGAAGTTGACATAATCCAATAAAGCATAAGTGCCCGCCAAAGATTGGCTCAATTGGCAGAATTGCCTTTGAATTTTTTCTTGCTCTTCTGCACTTAAATTTTCCATCAGGATGGGCAACGACCTTTCTAACCGTTCGAACATGAAATAAATTTGCAGGTCAACATTTTCGGCTAAAAGTTGGCGCAATTCCCTTAGCTCTTCTTTATCTTGAGCAGCCATAAATTCCTCTCGCGTTTTCCATGGGCAACCATCAGCTTGGATTAACCATTGGGGAATGGCCACTTGATGCTTACCTAGAAATTTTATCAAATTAGGAAAGGACTCTTTAAAGGGAGAATTTGAATTTTTAGGATGCCAAATAAAATGCCCAATTCCTAGGGAGGCAAATTCTTCTCCCGCATTCCAAGAAGTTAAACCGGCAACAGATTTTTTACATTCGTTTTTCCAAATTTGCTCCCCCATTTGGCGGGCTTGCTCAGTTGAAATCTGAAAAGCTCGGCAAGGAGGGGGCAATAAAAAGAGACATCCGACTATGACAAACATAAGAAATGGGTAATCGCGCATTGACCCTCCTGGGAAATTAACGTATGGCAAAATTGAAAGAACAGCAGCAAAAGCTACGGTCATCCTAACTACAGGACTTAGAGAGAAACAGGAATACCTGGTTCTAAAGGAGACAACCAAATTTTTTCCCAAGCATTGCATGAGGGGAACCCGCCTAAGTCAACTTGGAATGCTATCACTCTTCCAAAAAGGCACTAAGTTTATAACAATCCGCTAACCCTAACTGGGGATAGATCGATTTCTTATCTGACCTAATGTCTCCTTGTTAGGAAAATGGGCTGTTAAAAGCTACCCTATCCCCTCTCCAGGGAGTTTTTCTAAACTCAAGAGATTGTTTTGACAATGAACTAGTTGCCAGCTAAATAATAAAAACATCTAAAGAATATGTCTTTCTCGGGCACTTCCTGTGAAAGCATATAAGTAAGGATATCAAATCTCTCGATTTTTTCAACTTAAAGGAAACTTTCATGCAATTTACCCATTATTTGCACTATATCCGCCATCTCCATGCTTTTCAAGCGACGCTCCCTAGAGGCCAGAATGACCCGCCCCCTTTTACTGAAAAAATTCCCAAAGAAAGAGACCTGACTTGCAAAGCCTTAAAAAAGTTTAAGTTATCAGGAGATTCCCAAACCCAGTCCCTTTTTCTTACCAGCTTGCCCCTCTCGATTCAAGCTTACATTTTTACTTTTTTAAAGCAGGATTTACATCCCTGCGCAACGGTTTGTCATCGCTTTCGTTTTCTGGCAATTAACCAGCTATTAAACAAATATTTCGGATACACTTCTGAAAATAAAGAACGCATGATTCTGCAAGCGTTTATTTATCTGGAAAATCAAATGAACAAAGAATTGAGCTCTATGCAATTTCTAGAAGACTTAAGCGAAACGAAAAGCAATCTGATAGAGGCCAAAGGTAAGCTTGAAAAAATTTTGCATTTTTTCTCTCTATTCAAGATTCATTTTCATTTTATGCTGATTTTAGAAGAAAACGACCATAATAAAATTCTTATTAAAGGCAATTTGACCGAACTTTACCATTTCCAAAAAGCCTGTGAAGCCTATTTAAACGAATGCTCAAAACATTTAAAGAGAGGGCAATCTCACTGAACCTAAAAGCCTAGAGTCTGCCAAAACAAACTCTAGGCATTCTTTTTTATCTAATTTCTCCTCCCGCTTTTTTATTCCTCTTGATCTCGACCTATTTTTTTGTTTAAGATAAAAACTTATTCAACCTTTTTATTCAGTCACTTATGGATTCAAAAAAAAAACGGCCGAAAAAATGGGTCGCATGCCCTATCGAAGAGGAGTATTTTGGGGATGACCGCAAGGCATACCGCCAGGAAAGAAAACTTGCTTCCTTAAGAGATCGTTCTAAATATAAAAAAACCGATCGAGAAAAACATGAAAAACACCTAACCGAACAGCGCAGCGCCAAACTATCCAAAAATGAATGGGAAAAAGGGCGCGTGATCTCCATCGTTCCCCAGGGAATTCTTGTCTCTTCCAATGGCCAAGAATTTCTTTGTACCTTGCGCGGAGTTTTAAAAAAAGAGCGGGGATTAGCAAAAAATTTAGTCGCGGTTGGCGATTTTGTCCTTTTTGAGAAAAGCGCGCCTGAAGAAGGTTTGATTGCTCATGTGGAGCCTCGCAAAACAGTGCTTTCACGAGCAGATAATCTTTCTAGGCGTAAAGAACAGCTTATCGCCGCTAATATTGACCAGGTTTTGATTACAACTTCGGTTCTAAGTCCGCCTTTAAAGCCTTCATTAATTGATCGTTATATTATTGCCACGCAAAAAGGAGGAATGACTCCTCTTATTGTAGTCAATAAAATTGACCTATTGTTTACCCCCTTAGCTGCAGACAATCCTCTCCTTGAGCAAGAAAAAGCTCTGTTTGAGGAGTTTATCAAGGGATACCGGCAAGCAGGCTTACAAGTTATCCCTGTAAGCACTATCACAGGCGAAGGGATCGCTCTTCTTAAAGAACAAATGCGCGATAAATCTTCGGTTTTTTCTGGCCAATCGGGCGTGGGAAAATCTTCTTTAATTAATGCCCTAATTGGCACAGATTTACGCACAGGAAAAATTGTGCAGCGCACAAAAAAAGGAACCCATACCACGACAACCACGCAACTTATCCCTTTAGATTTTGGGGGATGGTGCATCGATACACCGGGAATAAAAAGTTTTGGAATTTGGGATGTGAATCGAGAGGAAGTGGAGAGCTATTTTTCAGAAATTCACCTTATTGGCCGCATGTGCAAATTTCCGGATTGTTCCCATTTGCATGAAGAGGACTGTGCCGTTATTCAAGCTGTTGAAGAAGGCAGAATTTCCCCCCTTCGCTTTGAATCTTATCACGATCTCCTACACAGCATTACACAAAAACATCTACGCCGCTGAAATTTTAACCAACAAATGAGGTGAATATGGCTTATATCCGATCCGTAAAAGCGATTGAAATTCTAGATTCTCGTGGAAACCCTACTCTTGAAGTCGCCTTAAAGACCGATCGAGATGTGGTCGTAAAAGCCTCAGTCCCTTCTGGGGCTTCTACAGGCGAGCATGAAGCAGTTGAATTGCGAGACGGCGATCCAGCCCGTTACCATGGGAAAGGAGTCCAACAAGCCATCGCGCATGTGAATGGCCCGCTTGCTCAAATTTTGGTGGGGCGACATGTTTTCGATCAACCAGAGTTAGATTTGTTGATGATTTCTTCCGATGGAACGGAAAATAAAGGGCGTTTTGGAGCAAATGCAATCTTAGGCGCTTCTTTAGCCCTTGCGCGTGCGGGAGCTGCTACTGCCCATTTGCCTCTTTATCGCTATATCGGTGGTTGCCATCCTTACATTCTCCCCTGCCCTATGATGAATATCATGAACGGTGGAGCTCATGCCGACAACTCTTTGGAATTTCAAGAATTTATGATTCGCCCAATTGGAGCCCCTACTTTTCGGGAAGCCATCCGTTGGGGAGCAGAAATTTTCCACACCTTGAAAAAAATTTTAAAAGAGGAGGGACATGCGACGTCGGTTGGAGATGAAGGAGGTTTTGCTCCTAATTTACCCTCAAACGAAGCTGCTATTGAGTACATCTTAACGGCTATTGAAAAAGCTGGCTACCACCCAGGCTCTCAGGTTACTCTTGCTTTAGATTGCGCAGCGTCTGAGTTTTACGATAAAGCTACTAAGACCTATGTGGAAAAGAAAAGAAAACGGCAAAAACAATCGTTTGCCCAACGCTCAGCAGAAGAGCAGGTCACTTATCTCGAATCCCTCTGCAATCGATACCCGATCGATTCTATTGAAGATGGCCTAGATGAAAACGATTGGAGCGGCTGGAAATATTTAACCGAAAGGCTTGGTAAAAAAATCCAAGTGGTGGGCGATGATATTTTTGTCACCAACCCCAAATTCTTACAAAAAGGTTTTGAGCAAAAGATCGGCAATTCAATTTTAGTGAAGGTCAACCAAATTGGGACTTTAACAGAAACCTTAGAAACAATTCGACAAGCTCACACACATGCTTATTCAGCCATTATTTCTCATCGATCCGGGGAAACAGAGGATAGCATCATCGCAGACATTTGCGTGGCAACCAACTCTGGCCAAATTAAAACAGGATCCTTATGCCGAACAGATCGCGTAGCAAAATATAACCGTCTACTAAGCATCGAGGCAGAGCTTGGCTCAATCGCACGATATGCGGATAGCAATTCAGCTAAAAAACTATCTTAAGGCAAAAACTTGTTTAAGCTCGCGCGGACAATTAGAAATAATCCCATCCACGCGAGCTTGAATAAGATAATGCATCCTTCCGGGCTCATCGACCGTCCAGACCCAAACCTTTTTCCTCATCTGCTTTAATTCGCTTAGTCTTCTTTGGGTAAGCATACTATAGTGCATCGCGACGATATCAGGCTCATAGGGCGCATGCCGATGCCATTCTTTTTCTTCGTCAATGATTGAAACTAAGGGAAAGGGGAGTTGCATTTCTCGTAAGGCTTTTAAAATATCGGCAGAGAGAGATCCCACCACCACCTCGGCAGCCCGATTCGTCTCTGCCAAGACCACTTTAAGGACAGCCTGCGCTAATTCTTTAGGAGGGGCTGATCCCTCCTTAATCTCTACCATCACGCCACATTTCCCTTTGCATAAGACAAGCACCTCAGCCAAAGAAGGAATTTTTTGACCTGCAAAAGCTGAATCAAACCATTCCCCTGCATCCCAATTTTGAAGCGCAGAAAAATCACAATCCATAACTGCCACACCGTTTGCATGGGGAATCGTTCGGGAAAGATAAAGGTCATGAATGACCACTGGAATGCCATCCTTAGATAAATGTACGTCCACTTCAATATAATCTACCCCAATCTCTAAAGCTTGTTGAAAGGCAAATAAGGTGTTTTCAGGCGCATCCGAAGAATTACCTCGATGGGCAATACTTGCTACAGGAGGAGAGAGAGGAAGATGGGGGTGCAGAGAGGTTTGAAAAAAGATATCCATCGAAAAACTTGCCCGTTATTTAAGCTCTACACGGCGACTTTAAGATTTTTTTTCACAAGCTGACAATGTCGATTGATCCAGGAAAAACACTCTTTCCCAATTCTCACCGGCACGTTGATTTTTTTTCCATCTACCAAAAAGGTTGTGGGAATTGTGTTCAAACGAATCCATGTTTGTAGACGACGAAATAACTCTGTATTGGGATCTGAGCGGCGGAGAGTTTGCACAACTTCTTTACCATCTTGGTGAATTTGGGGATAAGAAAATTGAAGGCCCCATGCAATAGAATCTTGCCCAAAAACCATTGAGCGGAATTTACCATCACGCGGAGAATAGTCCAAGGTATGGGCTTGCAGCTGGATCACCGGCTTGCCAATACGCACTAACTGTTGCTTCTCTCCTACCGCTATACAGTAAAGAGCTTCTAAATCCGCGGTAAATACCACAGAAAAAGAGGAGGCTGTGGCCTGGTAATCAGGAATTTTTCCATTCATAAGGGTTTGAAGGTAATTTTGGTAACTTTGTAAGAAATCGACCTGTGAAATTTCGCCGGATCCCCCCTCTACCACTCTTCCCATAGAATAAATATGAAAGGCCCCCAAATTCTCAAGTAAAGACTGCATCGGTTCACACCCAACAAGCATGGATAAATTTAACCATTTAGAAGCTTGTAAGGGGACGGCTTCCTCAACTTTTACCAAGCGTAGTGCGTGAGTCATCGTACATTCGACTTTGAAGAAAACTTTAAAGAGCCTGAGATAAAGGAATGGATGAAAATCCACCCAATCCCTATACAGATGGCAGAATCTGCCAAATTGAAAACTGGATAATCGTATCCCCATAGGACAAAGTGGAACATATCGACCACATGACCATATAAGAAGTAATCCACAATATTTCCTATGGCTCCCCCTATAATGAGGGCGAAAGGAAGTTCTAATTTTTTCTCGTAGCGATAAAAAAGTAAATAGCAGAACAAGAAAATAATTAAAAGGATGCGAAAAATTAGCAGGTATTCTTGAAAGTCGGCAAAGATGCCTCCGATAGCCCCTCTATTTTCCACGTAGTTAAGTGAAAACTGGATTCCAAAAAAGTTTTGGAAAACTGGTACCCCTCCATAGGGATACCTGTAAGTGTCAAACCTTGGTTTAGGCAAATAGTGAAAAGCACAATATTTAGATGTCATATCAGATATAAGGACTAAGATACTAATCCACAGTGCTTTAAACTTTAGCATGCTTAAATGAGACCTTTTTCCAACTTTTCTTGAGCTTTCACTGTCATGGAAGCATAAGGAACCGCTTCTAAACGTGCAAGAGGGATTTCTTCCCCTGTTACATCACAAATTCCATACGTATTATCGTGAATTTTCTCTAAAGCCCGATCAATTTGTCTCAAAATTGCGTACTCTCGTGTGGTCACTTCCAAATTGATTGTTCTATCAAAGTCATCTGTCCCTTGATCAGCTTGATGTTGAGAGTAACCAGTTGCTTCATCAGGTTTTTTGACTTCTTCTGTCGATCCTTTCAACAGCCGTGTCAACTGGTCACGCATTTCTTCTAGTCTTTTTTTAAATTTTGCCACTTCAATTTTTTTCAACGCCATTCGTTTCTCCTTATAGACCCATCTGTTCGATTTTATTCACAATCTACCCTACCTATGGGAATGCTCTCCATACCCTTTCGCCGCCTCTGAATTTTACCCGAGAATTTTGGAATAGGTTTCGGATGCCACGATCAAGACCCATGCATGAGTGAAGATCTAAGCATTTCGAAATCTAGCCAGAAGAGATCGAAGAAAACTCAAAAAGCAAAGCCGAGCGCGGTAATGGTCGGCAAGTAATTTTATGAATAAGAATTCGCTATATTTTATTGGGCCTCTCTTTGTCAAGTATAACTTATTTACCAAAAATTTTCATGCAAATTCACTCGTAAGGATTCTAGTTTAGCGAGCAGGGATACGCCTTTAGAGCCGAAGAAAGACAATCTTTATCTCCCCTAGGCTTTATTTCATATTTTTTTATTTACCCTGAATAAACTGCAAGCATTCTATTTATTTCAACAAAAAAAGAAAAGGGCTAATTAAACAAATTAAAAATTAATTATGGTAGATCCCCTCTCAAGTGACTAAGGAGATAAACGTCGAATTTCCCATTCATTCTGCAGATAAGCTCTATATTCGAAGCGATCATGAAGCCGATTAGCTCTTCCTTGCCAAAATTCAAAGCGTGTAGGAATTAAGCGAAAACCGCCCCAAAAAGGAGGTAAGGGGATAGGCTGCCCAGCATACTGTTTTACTAGCTGTTTGTATGTATCTTCCAATTCATCCCGCGAATTAAGCTCAGCATCTTGTTTAGAAGCCCACGCGCCAATTTGGCTCCCTCTAGGTCGTTTAGAAAAATAGGAAAAGGACTCTGCAGAAGACACTAAAACAACCGACCCTTCAATGTTGACTTGCCTTTCGAGAGATCGCCAAAAAAAATTAATAGCAGCAAAAGGATTATCCCTTAATTCGCGCGATTTGCGGCTTTCTAGATTGGTAAAAAAAACAAAACCTCGATGATCGAAATATTTTAGCAGGACAATTCTTGAAGAGGGCTTTCTAGCCAAGCTGGTAGTTGACAAAGTCATGGCGTTTGGTTCAACAGCTTCTTCATTTATAGCCTCTCTAAACCATATTTGAAACTGATTGAAGGGATCGGGGCTTAGACCTTCTCGCCTTAATTCGGATTTAGAATATTCTTTACGCAGTGTTTTTTTTTCACCCATTTAAAGATTCCTTTACAAGGATTTGCCTAAGACGTTAAAAGTAATAGCAGAATATTCATTTTGCTCAAAGCCTGAGGAGCCTCCTATGTCTAGTAAACTCTCTTTATCACAGCTTCCCCTTAACGGTAAAAAAGTGCTTGTTAGGGTGGATTTTAATGTTCCTCTCGATAAAGAGCAAAAAATTACGGATGATACGAGAATTCGGGCCTCCTTGCCTACCATTCGCTACATTCTTGAAAAAGGGGGAGCTGTCATTTTGATGAGCCATTTAGGGAGGCCTAAAGGCAAGCCTTCATCTGAATATTCTTTGAAGCCGTGCGCAAAACGCCTTTCAGAACTCCTTAACTATCCGGTGCTCATGGCTCCCGATTCTGTAGGAGAAGAAACGCGACAGCTAGCGAGCTCTCTAAAACCAACTCAAGTGCTTTTACTTGAAAACCTCAGGTTTCGGGAAGGAGAAGAGTATCCTGAAAAAGATCCCACCTTTGCAAAAGAACTGGCCTCTTTGGGCGATCTGTATGTTAATGATGCTTTTGGAACAGCTCATCGCGCTCACGCCTCAACAGCACAGATCACGCGCTACTTCCCCGGTAAATCTGCGGCAGGCTTTCTCCTCGAGAAAGAAATAAAATATTTAAATAGTTCACTCATTCACCCCTCTCGCCCTTTTTGCGCCATTATCGGAGGATCAAAAATCTCCACTAAGATCGGGGTGATACAAAGTTTACTGCAAAAGGCCGATGCAATCCTTATTGGTGGGGGAATGGCTTACACTTTCTTGAAAGCTCAAGGAATCCCGATTGGCAACTCAATTCATGAAGAAGAATTTTTAGATAAAGCCAAAAGCATTCTTCATTTGTCCTCCTCCCGCCATGCAAAAATTATTTTGCCGGATGATCTTATGATCGCCGATTCTCTTTCTAAAGAGGCTACCGTTCAAACCATCGCTGCCCAAACAGGGATTCCCTCTCCCTTTCAAGGAGTAGATATTGGACCTCAAACGATCCAGAAGTTTGCTAAAATTTTGCAGAGCGCGACAACTATTTTTTGGAATGGACCGTTGGGCGTTTTTGAAATTGAGCCTTTCGCAAAAGGCACTTATGCAATCGCACGCATCGTGGCAGAATCTTCCGCAACCACAATCGTAGGCGGAGGTGACTCGATTGCGGCTTTGCAAGCTTCCGGCCTCTCCGAGAAAATCACCCATCTTTCTACAGGAGGAGGAGCTTCTTTAGAATACATTGAGCAGGGAACTTTGCCAGGCATTGAAGCTTTGAGCGATACAGCTTTATAGCAACCACCCTTGAAATAGTCATTGCAAAAAATGTGTTTGTCATGTAAAAATTATGACCGTAAGTATTGTACTTATGGAAGTTATGCAAACTATGTGCTCTCTATATCAACAGTCACATCACTCTTACCCCCCAGTCTCTTCACTTAAATTTTCCTTTTTTTCTTTACAGGCCCTGGCCTGTAAATGGCTAGCATGCATCCATTTTTGTATGCCGTGTTTTTCTAAAAAATTTCCAATTTTTAACCGAAGGGTCATTTGTGGAAAATTCCGCTTACGGAAATCCTATATTTAGTAAATGGCGGGCATTGCTTTGGCCCGTTCACCGCGATGAGTTACGTAAACTCATTCCTCTGTTAGTTATTTTCTTTTTTATTTCCTTCGATTACAATGTCCTTAGGACGATGAAAGATACCTTAGTTGTAACGGCTAAGGCCTCAGGTGCTGAAGTTATCCCTTTTATTAAAGTATGGATTCTTCTGCCTGGCGCTCTGCTTATGACTTTTTTATTTACTCGCCTATCTAATCGTTGGTCTCAAGAAAAAGTTTTCTATGTCATGGTTTCCACCTTTTTGGTTTTCTTTTTCTTGTTTGCTTTCTTCCTCTACCCCAACCGGGAACTTTTACATCCTCACCAAACGGCCGACGCGTTAGAAAAAATTTTACCCCCAGGATTAAAAGGGCTAATTGCCATGTTCCGCAATTGGACATTAACCATGTTTTACGTCATGTCCGAACTGTGGAGTAATATCATTTTATCCATGTTATTTTGGGGGTTTGCGAACCAAGTCACTCGCCTCAATGAAGCTAAACGTTTTTATGGGATTTTTGGCATAGGAGCTAACTTATCAGGGATTTTTGCAGGACAGGTTTCTGTCTTTCTTTGCCAAACGGTGTATAACCCCTCTTTACCCTTTGGAGAAGATGCTTGGGAACAAACCTTGATTTTGCTTGTCTCCCTAGTCCTGTGTGTGGGAATTGCCGCTATGGTTTTATTTCGTTGGTTTCATAAAAAGGTTTTATCTCTTCCTCGCTATTATGATAAGGAGACAGTTGAACAAGAAAAAGAGGCAAAGGGGAAGCTTTCTATCCGAGAAACTTTTGGATACCTTTTACGTTCACGCTATATGTTATGCATTGCCCTCATCACAATCGCTTATAATCTTGTGATCAATCTAGTTGAGGTTATTTGGAAGCACCAATTGCGAGAGCTTTATCCTGACCCCATTCAATTTAATCTTTACATGAATCAGGTTTCTACAATTATTGGAATTGTAGCCACCACAACGGCGATTTTTATCTCTGGGAATATGATCCGAAAATTTGGCTGGACCTTTACAGCCCTTATAACCCCCATTATTCTCCTCCTCACTAGCATTGGTTTCTTCTCCTTCTTTTTCTTCCGAGATTCTTTATCGCACATCGTCAATGCCGCATTAGGCACTACCCCGTTGGCCGTAGTCGTGTTCTTTGGCTCTGTCCAAAATATTCTTTGTCGCGGTGCTAAATACACGGTCTTCGATGCGACTAAGGAGATGGCATTTGTTCCATTAGATGTGAAAAGTAAACTGAAAGGCAAGGCTGCCATTGACGGAGTTTGCTCCCGCCTGGGAAAATC
The Parachlamydia sp. AcF125 genome window above contains:
- a CDS encoding Npt1/Npt2 family nucleotide transporter — protein: MENSAYGNPIFSKWRALLWPVHRDELRKLIPLLVIFFFISFDYNVLRTMKDTLVVTAKASGAEVIPFIKVWILLPGALLMTFLFTRLSNRWSQEKVFYVMVSTFLVFFFLFAFFLYPNRELLHPHQTADALEKILPPGLKGLIAMFRNWTLTMFYVMSELWSNIILSMLFWGFANQVTRLNEAKRFYGIFGIGANLSGIFAGQVSVFLCQTVYNPSLPFGEDAWEQTLILLVSLVLCVGIAAMVLFRWFHKKVLSLPRYYDKETVEQEKEAKGKLSIRETFGYLLRSRYMLCIALITIAYNLVINLVEVIWKHQLRELYPDPIQFNLYMNQVSTIIGIVATTTAIFISGNMIRKFGWTFTALITPIILLLTSIGFFSFFFFRDSLSHIVNAALGTTPLAVVVFFGSVQNILCRGAKYTVFDATKEMAFVPLDVKSKLKGKAAIDGVCSRLGKSGGSLIHQSLLVTFSTIMASASYVAGFLLVIIAIWMYATRYLGGQFNELTSGGSKSTSTDLKPIKPRLINEAL